The proteins below are encoded in one region of Micromonospora pisi:
- a CDS encoding UbiA family prenyltransferase: MGSSLARLAGNQQTSSMSRMVLGLVRASHPEPAVAVTGVAALLAWGVGHPPAGIATVAGTVLASQLAVGWLNDRLDADRDAAVGRTDKPLAAGALSRRLVLLCGVAAALATPALAAPLGPAATVAISVALLSALLYNWPLKFTPVSVLPYAVSFGALPAFVVLALPGAPTPPGWLIAAGALLGAGAHFANVLPDLDDDARTGVRGLPHRLGPAGSRVAAAGLLLAATAMLVFGPAGPPSWVGVAAIAAAAVVLPTGWYASRAANHRGERAVGVFRAVMVVAVIDVVLLVVSGRVV; encoded by the coding sequence ATGGGCTCGAGCCTGGCACGACTCGCCGGTAACCAACAGACTTCCTCTATGTCGCGAATGGTGTTAGGGCTGGTCCGGGCGAGTCACCCAGAACCGGCGGTCGCGGTGACGGGTGTCGCGGCGCTGCTCGCCTGGGGGGTCGGACACCCGCCTGCCGGCATCGCGACGGTCGCCGGGACCGTGCTGGCGAGCCAGCTCGCCGTCGGCTGGCTCAACGACCGGCTCGACGCCGACCGGGACGCCGCCGTCGGGCGGACCGACAAACCGCTGGCCGCCGGGGCGTTGAGCCGCCGTCTGGTGCTGCTCTGCGGGGTCGCCGCCGCGCTCGCCACCCCGGCACTGGCCGCACCGCTCGGCCCGGCGGCAACGGTGGCGATCAGCGTGGCCCTGCTCAGCGCACTGCTCTACAACTGGCCGCTGAAGTTCACCCCGGTCTCCGTACTGCCGTACGCGGTCTCCTTCGGCGCGCTGCCGGCGTTCGTCGTACTCGCCCTGCCGGGCGCACCGACCCCGCCCGGCTGGCTGATCGCGGCGGGCGCGCTGCTCGGGGCGGGCGCCCACTTCGCGAACGTGCTGCCCGACCTCGACGACGACGCCCGTACCGGGGTCCGGGGCCTGCCGCATCGGCTCGGCCCGGCCGGCTCCCGGGTCGCCGCCGCCGGACTGCTCCTCGCGGCGACGGCGATGCTCGTCTTCGGCCCCGCCGGACCACCGTCGTGGGTCGGCGTCGCGGCCATCGCGGCCGCCGCCGTGGTCCTGCCGACCGGCTGGTACGCGAGCCGCGCCGCGAACCACCGGGGGGAACGCGCGGTCGGTGTGTTCCGGGCGGTGATGGTGGTGGCGGTGATCGACGTGGTGCTCCTGGTCGTCAGCGGACGGGTGGTGTGA
- a CDS encoding A/G-specific adenine glycosylase, translating into MSEPTLAAVATRWYDENARDLPWREPGVTAWAVLVSEVMLQQTPVVRVLPAWHAWLSRWPGPAELAADPPAEAIRMWGRLGYPRRALRLRDCAVALVERHDGTVPADLHALLALPGVGDYTARAVLAFAYGQRHPVVDTNVRRLVARAVAGAADAGPSTRPADLVATEELLPPEPAAAARASAAFMELGALVCTARTPRCVDCPLATRCAWLASGEPAPTGPTRRPQRYAGTDRQVRGLLLAVLRETPGPVSRDRLDLVWSDDVQRARALATLVEDGLVTSHSDAVYTLPGALPHTQPL; encoded by the coding sequence ATGTCCGAACCAACACTCGCCGCCGTGGCGACCCGGTGGTACGACGAGAACGCACGCGACCTGCCGTGGCGGGAGCCCGGCGTCACTGCCTGGGCCGTGCTGGTCAGCGAGGTCATGCTCCAGCAGACCCCGGTGGTACGGGTTCTGCCGGCCTGGCACGCCTGGCTGTCCCGGTGGCCCGGGCCGGCCGAACTCGCGGCGGACCCCCCGGCCGAGGCGATCCGGATGTGGGGACGGCTGGGCTACCCCCGTCGGGCGTTGCGGCTGCGGGACTGTGCGGTTGCGCTGGTGGAACGGCACGACGGGACCGTCCCCGCCGATCTGCACGCGCTGCTCGCCCTACCCGGCGTCGGTGACTACACGGCACGGGCGGTGCTCGCCTTCGCGTACGGGCAGCGCCACCCGGTGGTGGACACGAACGTACGGCGACTCGTGGCGCGCGCGGTGGCGGGGGCGGCTGACGCCGGCCCGAGCACCCGCCCGGCGGACCTGGTCGCGACCGAGGAACTGCTGCCGCCGGAACCGGCTGCGGCGGCTCGGGCGAGTGCCGCGTTCATGGAGCTCGGGGCCCTGGTCTGCACCGCCCGTACGCCCCGCTGCGTCGACTGTCCGCTCGCCACCCGCTGCGCCTGGCTCGCCTCCGGGGAACCGGCGCCAACCGGGCCGACCCGTCGCCCACAGCGGTACGCCGGCACCGACCGTCAGGTACGGGGCCTGCTGCTGGCGGTGTTGCGGGAGACTCCCGGCCCGGTCTCCCGGGACCGACTGGATCTGGTCTGGTCCGACGACGTACAACGTGCCCGCGCCCTGGCCACCCTGGTAGAGGACGGCCTGGTCACCAGCCACAGCGACGCCGTCTACACCCTCCCCGGCGCCCTCCCCCACACCCAACCCCTCTAA
- the disA gene encoding DNA integrity scanning diadenylate cyclase DisA, translating to MPTDRDASRSAGASAPVRGSAVGSLARTVSAGVTVNVPGSTGDPLRANLALMAPGTALRDGLERILRGRTGALIVLGYDKVVETLCTGGFPLDVEFSATRVRELCKMDGAVVLSSDGTRIVRAAVHLMPDPSIPTEESGTRHRTAERVARQTGYPVISVSQSMRIISLYVNGQRHVLDDSAAILSRANQALATLERYKLRLDEVSGTLSALEIEDLVTVRDAVAVVQRLEMVRRIADEIAGYVVELGTDGRLLALQLDELMAGVDADRTLVIRDYLPSGRKARTLDEALVELDLLTATELIDLVAVAKAIGYPGASDALDAAVSPRGFRLLAKVPRLPGAVVDRLVDHFGSLQQLLGATVEDLQAVDGVGDARARGVREGLSRLAEASILERYV from the coding sequence GTGCCGACCGACCGCGACGCGAGCAGAAGCGCTGGCGCGAGTGCCCCTGTCCGCGGCAGCGCCGTGGGCTCGCTGGCGCGTACCGTCAGCGCGGGGGTGACCGTGAACGTTCCCGGATCCACCGGCGACCCGCTGCGCGCCAATCTGGCGCTGATGGCACCCGGCACCGCCCTGCGCGACGGACTGGAGCGCATTCTGCGCGGCCGTACCGGCGCGTTGATCGTGCTCGGCTACGACAAGGTCGTCGAGACACTCTGCACCGGCGGCTTCCCGCTCGACGTCGAGTTCTCCGCCACCCGGGTCCGCGAACTGTGCAAGATGGACGGTGCGGTGGTGCTCTCCAGCGACGGCACCCGCATCGTCCGGGCCGCCGTACACCTGATGCCGGATCCGTCGATCCCGACCGAGGAGTCCGGCACCCGGCACCGGACCGCGGAGCGGGTCGCCCGGCAGACCGGTTACCCGGTGATCTCGGTCAGCCAGTCCATGCGGATCATCAGCCTCTACGTCAACGGCCAACGGCACGTGCTCGACGACTCGGCCGCGATCCTCTCCCGCGCCAACCAGGCACTCGCCACCCTGGAGCGCTACAAGCTGCGACTGGACGAGGTCTCCGGCACCCTCTCCGCGTTGGAGATCGAAGACCTGGTCACCGTACGGGACGCGGTCGCCGTGGTGCAGCGGTTGGAAATGGTGCGTCGGATCGCCGACGAGATCGCCGGGTACGTGGTGGAGCTCGGCACCGACGGCCGGCTACTCGCCCTGCAACTCGACGAGCTGATGGCCGGGGTCGACGCCGATCGGACCCTCGTCATCCGCGACTACCTGCCCAGCGGGCGCAAGGCACGGACCCTGGACGAGGCGCTGGTCGAACTCGACCTGCTCACCGCGACCGAGCTGATCGACCTGGTGGCGGTGGCGAAGGCGATCGGCTACCCGGGCGCCTCCGACGCACTGGACGCGGCGGTCAGCCCGCGTGGCTTCCGACTGCTCGCCAAGGTGCCCCGGCTGCCCGGCGCCGTGGTGGACCGGCTGGTCGACCACTTCGGCAGCCTGCAACAACTGCTCGGGGCGACCGTCGAGGACCTTCAGGCGGTCGACGGTGTCGGGGACGCACGGGCCCGTGGCGTACGGGAGGGACTCTCCCGGCTCGCCGAAGCGTCCATCCTCGAACGTTACGTCTGA
- a CDS encoding peptide deformylase, with protein MPAAAVAADVEDGGLENWTVAVLGDAGRVRPVVAAPAPVLSRAAAEVDPTDPEVVGLAADLVATMRSSPGCVGLAAPQIGVGARVFAVDVTGHPKAVTVHGTFVLCNAVVVEASRWRPGREGCMSVPDLTGDVKRASRLVVTGQLPGTGRPVRLVADGFEARALQHEIDHCAGLLFLDRVAGAHAVYQRKVYL; from the coding sequence TTGCCGGCGGCGGCGGTCGCGGCGGATGTCGAGGACGGCGGGCTGGAGAACTGGACCGTGGCGGTGCTGGGCGACGCGGGCCGGGTACGTCCGGTCGTCGCGGCGCCCGCCCCGGTGCTGAGCCGGGCCGCTGCCGAGGTCGACCCGACCGACCCGGAGGTGGTAGGTCTCGCCGCCGATCTCGTGGCCACGATGCGGTCCTCGCCCGGCTGTGTGGGGCTCGCGGCGCCGCAGATCGGGGTCGGTGCGCGGGTCTTCGCGGTCGACGTGACCGGTCATCCGAAAGCGGTGACCGTGCACGGGACCTTCGTGCTCTGCAACGCGGTGGTGGTCGAGGCGAGTCGCTGGCGACCCGGTCGGGAAGGCTGCATGTCGGTGCCGGACCTGACCGGTGACGTCAAGCGGGCCAGCCGCCTCGTGGTGACCGGCCAGCTACCCGGTACGGGCCGCCCGGTTCGGCTGGTTGCCGACGGCTTCGAGGCGCGGGCCCTGCAGCACGAGATCGACCACTGCGCCGGCCTGCTCTTTCTCGACCGGGTGGCCGGCGCCCACGCGGTCTACCAACGCAAGGTCTACCTGTGA
- a CDS encoding glycine cleavage system protein R: MSQLAITVIGPDRPGIVAEVAEVLARLGANLTDSTMTRLRGHFAMTLICVGPAADEVEAALHPLSADGQLLTTVRAVRADGEQPPAGEPYVLAVHGADRLGIVATVTRVLAEYGGNVTDLTTRLSGALYLIVAEVDLPPESAGLLAARLTEVAAGLDVEVTLRRADSDLL, from the coding sequence ATGAGTCAGCTTGCCATCACCGTCATCGGCCCTGACCGGCCCGGCATCGTGGCCGAGGTGGCGGAGGTGCTCGCCCGGCTCGGCGCCAACCTGACCGACTCGACCATGACCCGGTTGCGTGGCCACTTCGCGATGACCCTGATCTGCGTCGGCCCGGCCGCCGACGAGGTCGAGGCCGCACTTCACCCGCTCAGCGCCGACGGCCAGCTTCTCACCACCGTACGGGCGGTGCGGGCCGACGGGGAGCAGCCGCCGGCCGGGGAGCCGTACGTGCTGGCGGTGCACGGCGCGGACCGCCTCGGCATCGTCGCCACGGTCACCCGTGTGCTGGCGGAGTACGGCGGCAACGTCACCGATCTGACCACCCGGCTCAGCGGGGCGCTCTACCTGATCGTGGCCGAGGTGGACCTGCCACCGGAGAGCGCCGGCCTGCTCGCCGCCCGGTTGACCGAGGTGGCCGCCGGGCTGGACGTCGAGGTGACCCTGCGGCGAGCCGATTCGGACCTGCTGTGA
- the radA gene encoding DNA repair protein RadA, which translates to MTPPPVPRATPTRSRAAAREPRPAYQCDACGHQPPKWVGRCPECGEWGAVVETTVSGPTVAGRVVSSRVPGEPARPIATISAAPAKARPTGIGELDRVLGGGLVPGAVVLLAGEPGVGKSTLLLDVAQQWAAVAGSPSLVVSGEESVSQVRLRAERMGTLHEQLYLAAENDLGAVLGHLDAVKPGLLVLDSVQTIATQASDGVPGGVTQVRAVTAALVSVAKERGIATVLVGHVTKDGQVAGPRVLEHLVDVVLHFEGDKHSSLRMVRGVKNRFGAADEVGCFEMHEGGISSLADPSGLFLTRYTEAVPGTCVTVAMEGRRALLTEVQALIGATVAGSPRRTVSGLDSARLAMVLAVLQRRTERLTLHDREVFAATVGGIRVVEPAADLAVALAVASGGLNLAIAPTLVAIGEVGLTGEVRRVGAVPRRLAEAARLGFRFALVPQGCGPESTGVSQDNMRVLEVTDVRSALQQAARVSAE; encoded by the coding sequence GTGACCCCGCCCCCCGTTCCGCGTGCGACCCCGACCCGCTCCCGAGCCGCCGCCCGCGAACCGCGCCCCGCCTACCAGTGCGACGCCTGCGGACACCAGCCGCCCAAGTGGGTGGGGCGGTGTCCCGAGTGCGGCGAGTGGGGCGCGGTGGTCGAGACCACGGTCAGCGGCCCGACGGTCGCCGGCCGGGTGGTGAGTTCGCGGGTGCCGGGCGAGCCGGCCCGGCCGATCGCGACCATCAGCGCGGCCCCGGCGAAGGCCCGGCCGACCGGCATCGGCGAGTTGGACCGGGTGCTCGGCGGCGGGCTGGTGCCCGGTGCCGTGGTGCTGCTCGCCGGTGAGCCCGGCGTGGGCAAGTCGACCCTCCTGCTCGACGTGGCGCAACAGTGGGCGGCGGTTGCCGGCAGCCCGTCGCTGGTGGTCAGTGGCGAGGAGTCGGTCAGCCAGGTGCGGTTGCGGGCCGAGCGGATGGGCACCCTGCACGAGCAGCTCTACCTGGCCGCGGAGAACGACCTGGGGGCGGTGCTCGGCCACCTGGACGCGGTCAAGCCGGGTCTGCTCGTGCTCGACTCGGTGCAGACCATCGCGACCCAGGCCAGCGACGGCGTACCCGGCGGAGTGACCCAGGTCCGGGCGGTGACCGCCGCCCTGGTGTCGGTCGCCAAGGAACGCGGGATCGCCACCGTGCTGGTGGGGCACGTCACCAAGGACGGCCAGGTCGCCGGCCCCCGGGTGCTGGAGCACCTGGTCGACGTGGTGCTCCACTTCGAAGGCGACAAGCATTCCTCGCTGCGGATGGTGCGCGGGGTGAAGAACCGGTTCGGCGCCGCCGACGAGGTCGGCTGCTTCGAGATGCACGAGGGTGGGATCAGCAGCCTGGCCGACCCGTCCGGGCTCTTCCTCACCCGCTACACCGAGGCCGTCCCGGGCACCTGTGTGACGGTGGCGATGGAGGGGCGGCGGGCGCTGCTCACCGAGGTCCAGGCCCTGATCGGGGCGACCGTCGCCGGTTCGCCCCGGCGGACCGTCTCCGGACTGGACTCGGCCCGGCTGGCCATGGTCCTCGCCGTCCTGCAGCGTCGCACCGAGCGACTCACGCTGCACGACCGGGAGGTCTTCGCGGCGACCGTCGGCGGGATCAGGGTGGTGGAGCCGGCGGCTGACCTGGCGGTCGCGCTCGCGGTCGCCTCCGGCGGGCTCAACCTCGCCATCGCCCCCACGCTGGTGGCGATCGGCGAGGTCGGCCTCACCGGTGAGGTCCGCCGGGTGGGGGCGGTGCCCCGGCGGCTGGCCGAGGCAGCCCGGCTCGGGTTCCGATTCGCTCTCGTCCCGCAGGGGTGCGGCCCGGAATCGACCGGTGTCAGCCAGGACAACATGCGGGTACTGGAGGTCACCGACGTACGATCGGCCCTGCAACAGGCCGCTCGGGTTTCGGCTGAGTGA
- a CDS encoding methyltransferase domain-containing protein: MAGEDPEVGDVQTRAGAPVRPRNDPRQYDDLADEWWRPDGVFAMLHWLAAARAGLVPAATRPDAVLVDVGCGAGLLAPHLAGRGYRHVGVDLTRSALAQAAGHGVVAVNGDAAALPLADRCADVVAAGELLEHVPDWRAAVAEACRVLRPGGTLVLDTLNDTVLSRLVAVRLAERVRGVPRGIHDPRLFVDARALVAECARHGVALRVRGIRPAVPGLLRWLVHQAAASGSGPIGGAGDGGAGRGRRAPRIVPTWSTAVLYQGRGVKRG, translated from the coding sequence ATGGCGGGTGAGGATCCCGAGGTGGGCGACGTCCAGACGCGCGCCGGTGCCCCGGTCCGGCCGCGTAACGATCCGCGGCAGTACGACGACCTGGCCGACGAGTGGTGGCGGCCGGACGGCGTCTTCGCGATGCTGCACTGGCTTGCCGCCGCGCGGGCGGGCCTGGTGCCGGCGGCGACCCGGCCGGACGCGGTGCTGGTGGACGTGGGTTGTGGTGCCGGTCTGCTCGCCCCGCATCTGGCGGGTCGGGGTTACCGGCACGTCGGGGTGGACCTGACCCGGTCGGCGCTCGCCCAGGCGGCCGGGCACGGTGTCGTGGCGGTCAACGGTGACGCGGCCGCGTTGCCGCTGGCGGACCGGTGTGCCGATGTGGTGGCCGCCGGTGAGCTGTTGGAACACGTACCGGACTGGCGGGCGGCGGTGGCCGAGGCGTGCCGGGTGCTGAGGCCCGGCGGGACCCTGGTGCTGGACACGCTCAACGACACGGTGTTGAGCCGGTTGGTCGCGGTGCGTCTGGCGGAACGGGTGCGTGGGGTGCCGCGCGGCATTCACGACCCGAGGTTGTTCGTCGACGCGCGGGCGTTGGTGGCGGAGTGTGCCCGGCACGGGGTGGCGCTGCGGGTCCGGGGGATCCGTCCGGCCGTGCCGGGGCTGTTGCGCTGGCTGGTCCATCAGGCCGCCGCCAGCGGCAGTGGTCCGATCGGTGGGGCCGGCGACGGTGGGGCGGGTCGGGGGCGGCGCGCGCCCCGGATCGTGCCGACCTGGTCGACAGCGGTGCTCTACCAGGGCCGTGGGGTGAAGCGCGGGTAG